In Paralcaligenes sp. KSB-10, the following are encoded in one genomic region:
- a CDS encoding acyl-CoA dehydrogenase family protein, whose product MIRDHEVLNILLDSVRRFVRERLVPAEAQVAESDQIPEPLIEEMKAMGLFGLTIPEEYGGLGLSAEEEVLTVFELCQTSPAFRSMAGTNLGIGSQGILIDGTQEQKQTYLPKMASGEYIASFALTEPGSGSDAASLQTTAMRDGDNYIINGTKRYITNAPEASVFTLMARTDPGNRRAGGISAFIVDARSKGIALGAVDKKMGLKGSHTCDVIFEDCVVPAKNIIGGKPGLGFKTAMKTLDKGRMHIAAICVGVAQRILNDALKYAVERRQFGQPIANFQLVQAMLADSKTELYAARTMVIDVARRRDDGLEHTTEAACAKLFASEMCGRVADKAIQILGGAGYMAEYGMERFYRDVRILRIYEGTSQIQQLVIAKNMIRDFAG is encoded by the coding sequence ATGATTCGTGATCATGAGGTGCTGAATATATTGCTGGATAGTGTCAGGCGCTTTGTCAGGGAGCGCTTGGTTCCTGCAGAAGCACAGGTTGCCGAATCCGACCAGATCCCAGAGCCGCTGATAGAAGAAATGAAGGCGATGGGCTTATTCGGCCTGACGATTCCAGAGGAGTATGGCGGCCTGGGATTGAGCGCCGAGGAAGAGGTATTGACGGTATTTGAATTGTGCCAGACCTCGCCGGCGTTCCGTTCGATGGCAGGCACCAACCTGGGTATAGGGTCCCAGGGCATCCTGATTGACGGTACCCAGGAGCAAAAGCAGACCTATCTGCCGAAGATGGCCAGCGGTGAATATATTGCGTCTTTTGCCTTGACCGAGCCCGGTTCGGGTTCGGACGCTGCATCGCTGCAAACCACGGCGATGAGGGACGGCGACAACTATATTATCAATGGCACCAAGCGCTACATCACCAATGCGCCTGAGGCCAGCGTGTTTACCTTGATGGCCCGCACGGACCCGGGCAATCGTCGGGCGGGCGGAATCAGCGCATTTATCGTCGACGCCAGATCTAAAGGCATTGCACTGGGTGCGGTGGATAAAAAGATGGGGCTCAAAGGCTCGCACACCTGCGATGTGATTTTCGAGGATTGCGTGGTTCCAGCCAAAAACATTATTGGCGGCAAGCCTGGCCTGGGGTTCAAGACTGCCATGAAAACTCTCGACAAAGGGCGTATGCATATTGCCGCGATTTGCGTCGGCGTTGCTCAGCGCATCTTGAATGACGCATTGAAATATGCGGTCGAGCGCAGGCAGTTCGGCCAGCCGATCGCGAACTTCCAGTTGGTGCAGGCCATGCTGGCCGATAGCAAAACAGAGCTTTATGCGGCTCGCACGATGGTGATTGATGTGGCGCGTCGCCGCGACGATGGCCTGGAGCATACGACGGAAGCGGCCTGCGCCAAATTATTCGCCTCGGAAATGTGCGGGCGTGTGGCCGACAAGGCTATCCAGATTTTGGGTGGCGCCGGTTATATGGCGGAGTACGGCATGGAGCGGTTTTATCGGGATGTTCGCATTCTGAGAATCTATGAAGGCACCAGCCAGATTCAGCAATTGGTGATTGCCAAAAACATGATCAGGGATTTTGCAGGATAA